The Pseudomonadota bacterium genome includes the window CTAATACAGTACACCCCACATTTGCAAATAGTATTACTGACAATGACTTCCCCCACTCTATATGACAATTATCCTTCTCCTCCTCCTGCTCCTGCTCCTGCTCCTGCTCCTGCTCCTGCTCCTCCTCCTCCTCCTCCTCCTTCTCCTTCTCCTCCTCCTCCTCCTCCTCCTCCTCCTCCTCCTCCTCCTCCTTTAAATGACTAGCTTATTTTTGTATAGTTGATTATGTTACTAATCTTCACTCCTTCACAGGCGATGTGACCAGGATCCGGCCCGAAGATATGCCCGTTGATGACGATGAGGACGAGGACAGTGGGGACGAGGTCGACGAGGCAAGACCACCCCGTAAGAGAGCCAAGAAAACCGGACCCCCTAAGAGAGCTAGGCTCTGGAAGAAGGAGGACATCTCACATCCTCCTTTACCTGAATACCACCATCCAAGGCCTGACTTTCTCCTGCAACCATATGAATTCTTCCTGAGGATGTTCCCCATTGAGCTAATGGAGGACATAGTCTACCAGACGAACCTGTATGCCCGTCAAAAGGACGTCAGTACCTCCTTCTCCATCGACGTCAACGACCTCATGGTGTTTGTGGGGATTGTCCTCTACATGGGGGTTGTCCATATGCCTTCCATTGACGACTACTGGGCAGTACACACCAGAATACCACAGATCACTGAATACATGACCTCTAAGAGGTTCAAGCAGATAAGGTCAACACTCCATTTCAACAACAATGAAACTGCAAAGTCGTCCACCGACCGCTTCTACAAAGTCAGGCCCCTCTTCTCAGGCATCACCAAGCAGTTCCTCCAAGTCAAGGCCACTCCCACACAGTCAGTCGATGAAGTGATGGTGGCATACAAAGGGACGATGGCAGGGAATCTTCGCCAGTACATCGCTAACAAGCCTGACAAGTTTGGATACAAGTTGTTCTGCCGTGCCAGCATCGATGGGTTCATCCATGACATGCTGATGTACCAGGGCGAGACGACCTTCAGTAGCCACCCAGTGGACCTTTGTGAGGAAGAGGAGCAGCATCTCATGAGCAGCAAGTTGGTGCTTGTCCTAGCCAAGACCATCCAAGACCTGAAGAATACCACCATCTATGCAGACAACTACTTCACCAGCATCCAACTCGTCGAGTACTTGAAGGACAAGTACCAATGCCGCTACGTGGGGACTGCAAGACCCAACCGCACTGGCAACGCACCACTCATGTCCAGGAAGGAAATGGAGAAGAAGTCTACTCCAAGGGGGAAACACGACCACGTATCCTGCAACGGGGTCCTTGCCATGGTCTGGAAGGACAATAAACCGGTGACTCTCCTGTCGTCTCATGCAGGGGTTGAGCCAATCTCCACTGCCAAGAGGTGGGACAAGGACACCAAGAAGAAGGTAGAGGTCCCATGCCCCGCTGTCATAAAGGAGTATAATGGGAAAATGGGGGGCATCGACAAGTCTGATATGCTCACACATCTCTACAAATCCCCCATGAAGTCTAGGCGGTGGTATCTCCGGCTGTTTGGCTATGTCGTGGACGTCTGTACCAGCAATGCTTGGATCCTGTACAAGAGGGACTGTAAAGCATTGTCACAGAAACCCATGTCCCTCAAGATGTTCCGACTGGAGATCAGCAATTTCGCCCGGTGCTACAAGACCAAACCTACAAGGAAACTCCGCAGTACCCCTGAGGAGCAGCCTTTTGTTCTTCCAAAGAAGGGCCAGAGAAGCAGTCGTCCATCAGACAACCTGCGA containing:
- a CDS encoding transposase; the protein is MPVDDDEDEDSGDEVDEARPPRKRAKKTGPPKRARLWKKEDISHPPLPEYHHPRPDFLLQPYEFFLRMFPIELMEDIVYQTNLYARQKDVSTSFSIDVNDLMVFVGIVLYMGVVHMPSIDDYWAVHTRIPQITEYMTSKRFKQIRSTLHFNNNETAKSSTDRFYKVRPLFSGITKQFLQVKATPTQSVDEVMVAYKGTMAGNLRQYIANKPDKFGYKLFCRASIDGFIHDMLMYQGETTFSSHPVDLCEEEEQHLMSSKLVLVLAKTIQDLKNTTIYADNYFTSIQLVEYLKDKYQCRYVGTARPNRTGNAPLMSRKEMEKKSTPRGKHDHVSCNGVLAMVWKDNKPVTLLSSHAGVEPISTAKRWDKDTKKKVEVPCPAVIKEYNGKMGGIDKSDMLTHLYKSPMKSRRWYLRLFGYVVDVCTSNAWILYKRDCKALSQKPMSLKMFRLEISNFARCYKTKPTRKLRSTPEEQPFVLPKKGQRSSRPSDNLRYDQAKFHCPVFVKLRMTCKFCSAKDDMHRSRWVCNICQVALCLTEKKNCFRDFHDYHPRSSTSPGASPRSPTPTSRSPTPTSRSATTSPTPASTR